One Cryobacterium roopkundense genomic region harbors:
- a CDS encoding LacI family DNA-binding transcriptional regulator, which translates to MVTTPRRRKRATIHDVAAEAGVSRGTVSRVVNNEPYVSAEARSAIEAAIEKVGYVPNTAARNLVMQRSKAVGLIVHEPHSLFLEDPNIGEILLGANTALSRADYQLVSLVIESDRDTERVARYLSGGFVDGVIVVSAREKDPITAVIERLDLPSAFVGHPQDLRDLPYVGINNHGAARAITERLMSTGRRRIGMIVAALDRDSGTDRLAGFTEALGDRFDPSMVAAVPLYTFADGRDGMRALLARDPLIDGVFAASDAIAAGALNALREAGRSVPGDVGIVGFDDSAWALRCQPPLSTVRQPANGLGERAAESVLSQLRGEAAELGGILLDTEIVWRNSA; encoded by the coding sequence ATGGTGACCACTCCGAGGCGGCGCAAGCGCGCGACGATCCATGATGTTGCCGCCGAAGCGGGCGTTTCCCGCGGAACAGTCAGTCGGGTCGTGAACAACGAACCGTACGTGTCCGCAGAAGCACGCAGCGCCATCGAGGCGGCAATCGAGAAGGTCGGCTACGTGCCCAACACTGCCGCCCGCAACCTCGTCATGCAACGTTCGAAGGCCGTCGGCCTTATCGTGCACGAGCCGCACTCTCTATTCCTTGAGGACCCGAACATCGGCGAGATCCTGCTCGGTGCCAATACGGCGCTCTCGCGCGCGGACTACCAGTTAGTGAGCCTGGTGATCGAATCAGACCGCGACACCGAACGCGTGGCCCGGTATCTCAGTGGCGGTTTCGTTGACGGTGTCATTGTGGTGTCCGCCAGAGAAAAAGACCCGATAACGGCGGTTATCGAACGTCTGGACCTGCCGTCGGCCTTTGTCGGACACCCCCAAGATCTACGCGACCTACCCTACGTCGGTATCAACAACCACGGGGCCGCGCGTGCGATCACCGAGCGTCTCATGAGCACCGGGCGACGCCGAATCGGCATGATCGTCGCTGCTCTCGACCGCGACTCCGGAACCGACCGTCTGGCGGGCTTCACGGAAGCCCTGGGTGACCGCTTCGACCCGTCCATGGTGGCCGCCGTCCCTCTCTATACCTTCGCGGATGGGCGTGACGGAATGCGCGCCCTGCTCGCGCGGGATCCGCTCATCGACGGGGTGTTTGCGGCTTCCGACGCCATCGCCGCCGGCGCACTGAACGCCTTGAGGGAGGCCGGCCGCAGCGTGCCCGGCGACGTGGGGATTGTCGGCTTCGACGACAGCGCGTGGGCGTTACGGTGCCAGCCGCCGCTCTCGACCGTGCGCCAACCCGCCAACGGGTTGGGCGAACGCGCCGCGGAATCCGTACTCAGCCAGCTGCGCGGCGAGGCAGCCGAGCTTGGCGGCATTCTTCTCGACACCGAAATAGTGTGGCGCAACTCCGCCTGA
- a CDS encoding ABC transporter substrate-binding protein: protein MRITKRAATVALLTAATVALSGCSTTASTTDTAGDCAPADGTVNLTFTSWIPGIEDVVDVWNEANPGIQVAVQTGPNGNGGTYANFFNQLEAGNAPDLGQIEYDALPNFRVQDGLVNLASCDGVMDAQTDFVDWTWGQVSFNEDDAVYAIPQDAGPMAMFYRADLFAANNIAIPTTWAEFATAAEQVRATGSYITNFSQSDINQFAGLVWQAGGTWFGNDGNDWSVNLTDDTSIRVADYWQDLIDRDLVSTQPPWTTEWDNAYNTGAAWTWNSAAWGANSIASGAPDTAGNWAVAPSPQWVAGDAASGNWGGSSTAVFTGSEHPYEAAKFALWLNTSSESLTLLNESANLYPAAKSGLELPVLKEGVEFYGDQAIYDVFATASSQVSPDFVWGPTMTQTYNDVSDGFKAAVSGNGTLAEALASGQTATIDALKAQSIPVKE from the coding sequence ATGCGAATCACGAAACGAGCGGCCACCGTTGCCCTGCTCACCGCTGCGACGGTCGCCCTGTCCGGTTGCTCCACCACTGCATCCACGACCGACACTGCCGGAGACTGCGCTCCGGCCGACGGAACGGTCAACCTGACGTTCACCTCCTGGATCCCCGGCATCGAAGACGTCGTCGACGTCTGGAACGAGGCCAACCCCGGCATCCAGGTGGCCGTCCAGACCGGTCCGAACGGCAACGGCGGCACCTACGCCAACTTCTTCAACCAGCTTGAAGCCGGCAACGCGCCGGACCTCGGTCAGATCGAATATGACGCCCTCCCCAACTTCCGAGTGCAGGACGGTTTGGTCAACCTGGCCTCCTGCGACGGCGTTATGGATGCGCAGACCGATTTCGTCGACTGGACCTGGGGCCAGGTCAGCTTCAACGAGGACGACGCCGTCTACGCGATCCCGCAGGATGCCGGACCCATGGCCATGTTCTACCGGGCCGATCTCTTCGCCGCGAACAACATCGCAATCCCGACCACATGGGCGGAGTTCGCGACAGCGGCCGAGCAGGTGCGGGCCACGGGCTCCTACATCACCAATTTCTCGCAGAGTGATATCAACCAGTTCGCCGGACTCGTCTGGCAGGCCGGCGGAACCTGGTTCGGCAACGACGGAAACGACTGGTCCGTCAACCTGACCGACGACACGTCCATAAGGGTTGCGGACTACTGGCAGGACCTGATCGACCGTGACCTCGTGTCGACCCAGCCGCCGTGGACAACGGAGTGGGACAACGCTTACAACACCGGTGCCGCCTGGACGTGGAACTCGGCGGCCTGGGGTGCGAACTCCATCGCCAGTGGAGCCCCCGACACCGCCGGAAACTGGGCCGTGGCTCCGTCCCCACAGTGGGTCGCTGGTGACGCCGCTAGCGGCAACTGGGGCGGCTCGTCCACCGCAGTCTTCACAGGTTCGGAACACCCGTACGAGGCCGCGAAGTTCGCCCTGTGGCTCAACACCTCCAGCGAATCCCTCACGCTCCTCAACGAGTCAGCAAACCTGTACCCGGCCGCCAAGTCCGGTCTCGAACTGCCCGTGCTCAAAGAGGGTGTGGAGTTCTACGGTGACCAGGCGATTTATGACGTCTTTGCGACGGCATCCAGCCAGGTCTCGCCCGACTTTGTCTGGGGTCCCACGATGACCCAGACGTACAACGACGTGTCCGACGGTTTCAAGGCCGCGGTGAGCGGTAACGGTACCCTCGCAGAGGCTCTAGCGTCCGGCCAGACCGCGACCATCGATGCGCTGAAGGCACAGTCGATCCCCGTGAAGGAATAA
- a CDS encoding carbohydrate ABC transporter permease encodes MSAPASVKAAAGSTLPGRGAPGRRKTRVAHPAAIAIFILPFAVLFTLFYVLPIGYAVYQSLLVIERDGTFGKATEVFGGLSQYILVFQNGPFWASIGRVLSFGVVQVPVMLGLALIFALLLDSPLVRGKRFFRLAFFVPYAVPGVIAAIMWGFLYSPNLSPFTAITSNVGFLSADLVLWAIANVVTWVYVGYNMLIIYSALLAIPTEIYEAARLDGAGQLRIAWSIKIPLIMPAIVLTGIFSIIGTLQLLAEPQVFRSFSSAVTSTFTPNLMVYSTSSIPNVNLAAAFSVVLALATFALSFTFLKFTQRKAGK; translated from the coding sequence ATGAGCGCACCAGCCAGCGTGAAAGCGGCTGCGGGGAGCACGCTGCCCGGGCGAGGCGCGCCGGGTCGCCGCAAGACTCGTGTCGCGCATCCTGCGGCGATCGCGATCTTTATCCTGCCGTTTGCCGTGCTGTTCACCCTGTTCTACGTGCTTCCCATCGGCTACGCCGTCTATCAGTCGCTGCTCGTCATCGAGCGCGACGGCACCTTCGGAAAGGCCACCGAGGTATTCGGCGGTCTAAGCCAGTACATTCTGGTTTTCCAGAATGGCCCGTTCTGGGCGTCAATCGGGCGGGTGCTGAGCTTCGGTGTAGTGCAGGTTCCGGTCATGCTGGGACTTGCGCTGATCTTCGCGCTGCTTCTCGATTCCCCCCTGGTGCGTGGAAAACGCTTCTTCCGGCTCGCCTTCTTCGTGCCCTACGCCGTGCCCGGCGTCATCGCCGCGATCATGTGGGGCTTCCTGTACTCGCCGAATCTGTCGCCGTTCACAGCTATCACGAGCAACGTAGGTTTTCTGTCCGCTGACTTGGTGCTCTGGGCGATCGCCAACGTGGTGACCTGGGTGTATGTGGGCTACAACATGCTCATCATCTACTCGGCATTGCTCGCCATTCCCACCGAGATCTATGAGGCGGCGCGCCTCGACGGCGCGGGGCAGCTGCGCATCGCATGGTCGATCAAAATTCCCCTGATCATGCCTGCAATCGTGCTGACCGGCATCTTCTCCATCATCGGTACCTTGCAGCTGCTCGCCGAGCCGCAGGTATTCCGATCGTTCAGCTCGGCCGTGACCAGTACCTTCACGCCGAACCTGATGGTCTACTCCACCTCCTCGATCCCCAATGTGAACCTCGCTGCGGCATTCAGCGTCGTGCTGGCACTGGCCACCTTCGCGCTGTCGTTCACGTTCCTCAAGTTCACCCAGCGGAAAGCCGGCAAATGA
- a CDS encoding beta-galactosidase: MTTPSITQVESDRATRATPFVQSGISYGCDYNPEQWGPEVWADDVLLMQQAGVDLVAINIFGWSSLEPRQGEYDFTLLDTVIELLHAHGIRVNLGTGTSSPPPWLTTAHPEILPQAEDGTTRYSGGRQAWCPSSPVFREHALRLVEQVARRYGAHPAVALWHVSNELGCHNALCYDDDTAAAFRVWLEARYGSIAALNDAWGTSFWSQRYGAWAEVHTPRLTLSSRNPGQVLDFHRFSSDELLDYYRAEESVIRRHSRVPVTTNFMVTAHIRNLDYWSWASKVDIVANDHYLDHRLNDPTTELAFAADLSRGLADGGAWLLMEQATSAVNWQPLNVAKNQGEMTRNSLSHVARGAEAVCFFQWRASQQGSEKFHSALVPHAGTDSALWREVVQLGATLDRLNEVIGTRVVADTAIVFSWEAWWAGDNESRPSVSVTYLDQVHAAYTALHRLGVTVDIVSPDADLSGYRLVVVPALYLVTDSQADRIAAFVAMGGHALVTFYSGIVDEDDRVRLGGYPGAFRTLLGITVEEFAPIAPELAVRLTATAGTTLTERATGTLWSERLHLAGAEAVARYAEGPLTDVPAITRNIHGDGAAWYLATAPDPATYRDLMRTITATAGVTAAGPENDGLLEVVRRIGDERSYRFIINHGNTDRELDAHGVELITGTDISRSLCVPAGAVRVIREDIVS; the protein is encoded by the coding sequence ATGACTACCCCATCCATCACCCAGGTCGAGAGCGACCGTGCGACCCGGGCCACCCCGTTCGTACAATCCGGCATTTCCTACGGCTGTGATTACAACCCTGAGCAGTGGGGACCCGAAGTCTGGGCGGACGACGTGTTGCTGATGCAGCAGGCCGGGGTCGACCTCGTGGCCATCAACATCTTCGGGTGGTCGTCGTTGGAACCTCGTCAGGGGGAGTACGACTTTACCCTGCTCGACACCGTTATCGAACTGCTGCACGCTCATGGCATCCGGGTAAACCTCGGCACTGGCACATCATCCCCGCCACCGTGGCTCACCACCGCCCACCCCGAGATCCTGCCGCAGGCCGAAGACGGCACGACTCGCTATTCCGGCGGGCGCCAGGCCTGGTGCCCGAGCTCACCGGTATTCCGGGAGCATGCCCTGCGCCTCGTCGAACAGGTGGCACGCCGGTACGGCGCACACCCGGCCGTGGCGCTCTGGCACGTGTCCAACGAACTCGGCTGCCACAACGCCCTGTGCTACGACGACGACACGGCCGCGGCCTTCCGGGTCTGGCTCGAAGCCCGATATGGCAGCATCGCCGCCCTCAACGATGCCTGGGGCACATCGTTCTGGAGCCAGCGTTACGGAGCCTGGGCCGAGGTGCACACGCCGCGCCTCACCCTGTCCAGCCGCAACCCCGGCCAGGTTCTTGATTTCCACCGATTCAGCTCCGACGAACTGCTCGATTACTACCGGGCAGAAGAGTCCGTCATCCGTCGGCACAGTCGAGTGCCTGTCACGACGAACTTTATGGTCACCGCCCACATTCGCAATCTGGACTACTGGTCCTGGGCGTCCAAGGTCGATATTGTCGCCAACGACCACTACCTCGATCACCGCCTCAACGACCCGACCACTGAGCTTGCCTTCGCCGCCGATCTCAGTCGAGGCCTCGCCGATGGTGGTGCCTGGCTGTTGATGGAACAGGCGACGAGCGCCGTCAATTGGCAGCCGCTCAACGTTGCGAAGAATCAGGGAGAGATGACCCGCAACTCGCTCTCCCATGTGGCTCGCGGCGCGGAAGCCGTCTGCTTCTTCCAGTGGCGAGCATCCCAGCAAGGTTCGGAGAAGTTCCACTCCGCGCTTGTGCCGCACGCCGGAACCGATTCCGCTCTCTGGCGCGAGGTGGTCCAGCTCGGAGCAACCCTCGACCGGTTGAACGAGGTGATCGGCACCCGGGTCGTGGCTGATACCGCGATCGTGTTCAGCTGGGAGGCGTGGTGGGCCGGCGACAACGAGTCCCGTCCGTCTGTGTCGGTAACGTACCTTGATCAGGTGCATGCCGCGTATACCGCGCTGCACCGGCTTGGTGTCACGGTCGACATTGTGTCACCGGATGCCGATCTCAGCGGGTACCGACTCGTTGTCGTGCCGGCGCTCTACCTCGTGACCGATAGCCAGGCGGACCGGATTGCCGCATTCGTGGCCATGGGCGGCCACGCCTTGGTGACCTTTTACAGCGGAATCGTCGACGAAGACGACCGCGTCAGGCTGGGCGGCTACCCCGGCGCATTCCGGACACTGCTCGGAATCACCGTGGAAGAGTTCGCACCGATCGCGCCCGAGCTCGCCGTTCGCCTCACCGCGACCGCCGGAACCACGCTGACGGAGCGGGCCACGGGCACGCTGTGGAGTGAACGACTTCACCTGGCCGGGGCAGAGGCCGTCGCCCGCTACGCAGAAGGACCGCTGACGGACGTGCCCGCCATCACGCGCAACATCCACGGCGATGGAGCGGCCTGGTACCTCGCCACCGCACCAGACCCGGCCACCTACCGCGACCTCATGCGCACCATCACCGCGACGGCTGGGGTCACCGCCGCTGGGCCGGAGAACGACGGTCTGCTGGAGGTCGTGCGGCGGATCGGAGACGAACGAAGTTACCGTTTCATCATCAACCACGGGAATACCGACCGGGAACTGGACGCCCACGGAGTCGAGTTGATCACTGGAACCGACATCTCCCGCAGCCTGTGCGTACCCGCCGGCGCCGTCCGCGTCATAAGAGAGGACATCGTTTCATGA
- a CDS encoding DEAD/DEAH box helicase has translation MSLLKSLPNVTDPDVLFEAFETWATEQGLSLYPAQEEAVIEIVSGANLILSTPTGTGKSLVAVGAHFAALSAGKRTFYTAPIKALVSEKFFSLVETFGAENVGMMTGDSSVNADARIICCTAEILANLALRHGEDTEVDQVVMDEFHFYADPDRGWAWQVPLLLLPRVQFILMSATLGDVKFIAEDLSKRTGRDTAIVTGVERPVPLNYYYETTPVHETVEDLLHTQKSPVYIVHFSQAAALERAQALASAKVATREQRDEIAELIGEFRFTTSFGKTLSRLIRMGIGVHHAGMLPKYRRLVEQLAQRGMLRVICGTDTLGVGINVPIRTVLFTALTKYDGVKMRQVHVREFHQIAGRAGRAGYDTAGTVVIQAPDHESENLKAIEKAGDDPKKKRKIVRKKAPDGFVSWGEPSFRRLVDAEPETLSSSMQMTAAMLINVIGRGGDAFAHVHSLVFDNHEPWKRQLVLARRALGIYKTLREAGVVEQSARGIDGREPSIRLTVDLQANFALNQPLSPFALAAFELLDPDPETGPGPGTGHYALDMISILEATLDNPRPVLMGQQFAARGEAVNAMKREGIEYDERMALLEEVTWPKPLEELLNYTFETYKASQPWIADFELSPKSVVRDMYERAMSFGEFIAFYKLARSEGVVLRYLSDAYRAARQTIPDEAKNEDLLDLIEWLGELVRQVDSSLLDEWEEMLHPDAAEHATEAHAILPPAPKRLTTNVRAFRILVRNELFRRVQLAALEHYDELGDLDKEHGFTADVWGDSLDDYFAEHDEILTGANARSSDLLLIEVTPTLWKVRQILDDPAGDHDWGISAEVDLEASDEAGEAVVRVTAVNRL, from the coding sequence ATGTCACTGCTCAAGAGTCTCCCCAACGTCACCGATCCCGATGTGCTCTTCGAGGCCTTCGAAACCTGGGCGACCGAGCAAGGCCTCAGCCTGTACCCTGCGCAGGAGGAAGCGGTGATCGAGATCGTCTCCGGTGCGAACCTCATCCTCAGCACGCCCACCGGAACCGGCAAGTCCCTCGTGGCCGTCGGCGCGCACTTCGCGGCCCTCTCCGCAGGCAAGCGAACCTTCTACACGGCGCCGATCAAGGCCCTCGTGAGCGAGAAATTCTTCTCACTCGTGGAGACGTTCGGCGCCGAAAACGTAGGCATGATGACGGGGGACTCCTCGGTGAACGCCGACGCCCGCATCATCTGCTGCACCGCCGAGATCCTCGCGAACCTGGCCCTGCGCCACGGCGAAGACACCGAGGTCGATCAGGTCGTGATGGACGAGTTCCACTTCTACGCGGACCCCGACCGTGGTTGGGCCTGGCAGGTGCCGCTACTGCTCCTGCCGCGCGTGCAGTTCATCCTGATGTCGGCGACCCTCGGCGACGTGAAGTTCATCGCCGAAGACCTCTCGAAGCGCACCGGACGTGACACGGCGATCGTCACGGGCGTGGAGCGCCCGGTGCCGCTCAACTACTACTACGAGACCACGCCAGTGCACGAGACCGTCGAAGACCTGCTGCACACGCAGAAGTCTCCTGTCTATATCGTGCACTTTTCGCAGGCGGCGGCGCTCGAGCGCGCGCAGGCCCTCGCGAGCGCGAAGGTCGCCACCCGCGAACAGCGCGACGAGATCGCCGAGCTGATCGGTGAGTTCAGGTTCACGACAAGCTTCGGCAAGACCCTCTCGCGGCTCATCCGCATGGGGATCGGCGTGCACCACGCCGGTATGCTGCCCAAGTACCGCCGCCTCGTGGAGCAGCTCGCCCAGCGCGGCATGCTCCGGGTGATCTGTGGCACCGACACCCTCGGCGTGGGCATCAACGTGCCCATCCGCACGGTTCTGTTCACCGCCCTCACGAAGTACGACGGCGTGAAGATGCGCCAGGTGCATGTGCGAGAGTTCCACCAGATCGCCGGGCGCGCCGGGCGGGCCGGCTACGACACCGCCGGAACCGTGGTGATCCAGGCGCCCGACCACGAGTCCGAGAACCTCAAAGCCATCGAGAAAGCCGGCGACGACCCGAAGAAGAAGCGCAAGATCGTGCGCAAGAAGGCGCCGGACGGATTCGTGTCGTGGGGCGAGCCCTCCTTCCGCCGCCTCGTCGACGCCGAGCCCGAGACCCTCAGCTCGAGCATGCAGATGACCGCTGCGATGCTCATCAACGTGATCGGGCGCGGCGGCGACGCCTTCGCCCATGTGCACTCGCTCGTGTTCGACAACCACGAGCCGTGGAAACGCCAGCTCGTGCTCGCCCGCCGTGCGCTCGGCATCTACAAGACCCTGCGCGAAGCCGGCGTCGTGGAGCAGTCCGCACGCGGTATCGACGGGCGCGAACCGAGCATCCGTCTCACCGTCGACCTGCAGGCCAACTTCGCGCTCAACCAGCCGCTGTCTCCGTTCGCCCTCGCGGCCTTTGAGTTGCTCGACCCCGACCCTGAGACGGGTCCCGGCCCGGGCACCGGCCATTACGCGCTCGACATGATCTCCATTCTCGAGGCCACGCTCGACAACCCGCGGCCCGTGCTGATGGGCCAGCAGTTCGCGGCGCGCGGCGAGGCCGTGAACGCGATGAAGCGGGAGGGCATCGAATACGACGAGCGGATGGCCCTCCTCGAAGAGGTCACGTGGCCGAAGCCCCTCGAAGAGCTGCTGAACTATACGTTCGAGACCTACAAGGCCTCGCAGCCCTGGATCGCGGACTTCGAGCTGAGCCCCAAGTCAGTCGTGCGGGACATGTACGAGCGGGCCATGTCGTTCGGCGAATTCATCGCGTTCTACAAGCTCGCCCGCAGCGAGGGTGTTGTGCTGCGCTACCTCTCGGACGCGTATCGGGCGGCCCGCCAGACGATCCCCGACGAGGCCAAGAACGAAGACCTCCTCGACCTGATCGAGTGGCTTGGCGAGCTCGTGCGGCAGGTGGACTCGAGCCTGCTCGACGAGTGGGAGGAGATGCTGCACCCGGATGCGGCCGAGCACGCCACCGAGGCGCACGCGATTCTGCCGCCCGCGCCGAAGCGCCTCACCACCAACGTGCGGGCGTTCCGCATCCTGGTGCGCAACGAACTGTTCCGCAGGGTGCAGCTCGCGGCCCTCGAGCACTACGACGAGCTGGGCGATCTCGACAAGGAACATGGCTTCACAGCGGATGTCTGGGGCGACAGTCTCGACGACTACTTCGCGGAACACGACGAGATCCTTACCGGGGCGAACGCCCGCAGCTCCGACCTGCTGCTCATCGAAGTGACACCCACACTGTGGAAGGTCCGGCAGATCCTCGACGACCCGGCCGGCGACCACGACTGGGGCATCAGCGCAGAGGTCGACCTCGAAGCCTCTGACGAAGCCGGCGAGGCCGTCGTGCGCGTGACGGCGGTCAACCGGCTCTAG
- a CDS encoding carbohydrate ABC transporter permease codes for MTVMLVFTLYFLVPIWWLFVAGTKSSSQFTSTNPLWFADINLIQNITNLVAYRDGVFLTWMLNSALYAGAGALLATLFAGMTGYALAKYRFPGRELLFNIVLGGVLVPATALALPLFLIFSQVSLTNTFWAVFLPSLVSPFGVYLTRIFAAASVPDELIEAARLDGAGEVRTFFTVSVRLMFPALVTVFLFQFVAIWNNFFLPLIMLRDETLFPVTLGLYAWNSQVNQIPELRGYVLIGALLSIIPLIILFLLLQRFWRSGLGAGSVK; via the coding sequence ATGACGGTGATGCTCGTCTTCACGCTGTACTTCCTCGTTCCGATCTGGTGGCTGTTCGTTGCGGGCACCAAATCCAGTAGTCAGTTCACCAGCACCAACCCGCTCTGGTTCGCCGACATCAACCTGATCCAGAACATCACAAACCTGGTGGCGTACCGGGACGGGGTCTTTCTCACGTGGATGCTCAACAGTGCACTCTATGCCGGCGCCGGGGCGCTGCTGGCCACGCTGTTCGCCGGAATGACCGGGTACGCCCTCGCGAAGTACCGCTTTCCCGGCCGTGAACTGTTGTTCAATATCGTGCTCGGCGGGGTGCTCGTGCCGGCCACCGCGCTGGCCCTGCCGTTGTTCCTCATTTTCAGCCAGGTGAGCCTGACCAACACCTTCTGGGCCGTGTTCCTGCCCAGTCTGGTCAGCCCCTTCGGTGTCTATCTCACACGTATCTTTGCTGCAGCAAGTGTGCCCGATGAACTGATTGAGGCGGCTCGCCTCGACGGTGCGGGCGAGGTGCGAACCTTCTTCACCGTCTCGGTGAGGCTGATGTTCCCCGCCCTCGTCACGGTGTTCCTTTTTCAGTTCGTCGCGATCTGGAATAACTTCTTCCTGCCGCTGATCATGTTGCGCGACGAGACCCTGTTCCCGGTCACCCTCGGCCTCTACGCCTGGAACTCCCAGGTCAACCAGATCCCCGAATTGCGCGGCTACGTGCTCATCGGTGCGCTCCTCTCGATCATCCCGCTGATCATTCTGTTCCTGCTGCTGCAGCGGTTCTGGCGTAGCGGTCTCGGGGCCGGCAGCGTCAAGTAG
- a CDS encoding alpha-galactosidase, translating into MIHYLRAAGAALVLDASGPGVPVLVHWGSDLGLLDPADLGTLAASSMPPVGPSSLDVPVRLSLLPTAAEGWSGRPGVGGFRTGVGQNDLSFELMCVRESGENTLAIELVDRNAAVSILIDLELSREGVLRLRNTLTNTGTGSFELAALDVILPVPDRAREILDFTGLWSHERRPQRSLLGQGLWSRESRHGRPGHDDSFLTVVGTPGFGFRQGEVWAVHEAWSGDKRVWGERSALGYAALGAGELLDPGEISLAGGESYSGPWTIAVYSDAGLDGLSARLHPWIRSWSTLSGPRKVVLNTWEAVYFDHDLDTLGRLIDAAATVGVERFVLDDGWFSGRTDDQRALGDWFVDAAKWPSGLHPLIERVHGAGLDFGLWVEPEMVSPESDLARAHPDWLLGSAAAPTWRGQRVLDLANPDAFAYMLERLTALLREYPIAYLKWDHNRDLLGGSVHRQTVALYALMDAVRAAQPGLEIESCASGGGRIDLGILSRVDRVWPSDTNDPLERQQIQRYTGVLIPPEYLGGHLGAALAHTTGRTSALGFRLATALFGSAGIEWDLTVATSAEMSQVRDWITVYKQRRASLHSGVVVHADASDPALELHGVVAQDRSTAIYAQVAVGAPRAALPAPLRFPGLAPERRYRVRQLAVGPAAQTVQTSPPAWLDSAARELILTGAVLGRVGLPAPLITPEQAAVFILEAVF; encoded by the coding sequence ATGATTCACTATCTCCGGGCCGCCGGCGCTGCCCTCGTTCTGGACGCGTCGGGCCCGGGTGTGCCCGTGCTCGTGCACTGGGGAAGTGATCTCGGCCTGCTCGATCCGGCCGACCTTGGCACCCTCGCCGCCTCGAGCATGCCGCCCGTCGGCCCCAGTTCCCTCGACGTGCCCGTGCGTTTGTCCCTCCTGCCCACTGCCGCAGAGGGGTGGAGCGGTCGGCCCGGCGTCGGGGGGTTTCGCACCGGCGTCGGCCAGAACGATCTTTCATTTGAGCTTATGTGCGTGCGCGAGAGCGGTGAGAACACGCTGGCAATCGAACTCGTGGACCGCAACGCTGCCGTCTCAATTCTCATCGACCTCGAACTGAGCAGGGAAGGCGTGCTCCGGCTGCGGAACACACTCACGAATACTGGCACCGGCTCATTCGAGCTGGCAGCGCTCGACGTCATCCTGCCCGTGCCCGACCGGGCGAGAGAGATCCTCGACTTCACCGGTTTGTGGAGCCATGAACGGCGGCCGCAGAGGAGTCTGCTCGGTCAGGGCCTGTGGAGCCGTGAATCCCGACACGGTCGTCCGGGGCACGATGACTCGTTTCTCACGGTGGTCGGCACCCCCGGTTTTGGTTTCCGGCAGGGCGAGGTGTGGGCCGTCCACGAAGCGTGGAGCGGCGATAAGCGGGTCTGGGGTGAGCGCAGCGCACTCGGCTACGCCGCGCTCGGAGCGGGCGAACTGCTCGATCCCGGCGAGATCAGCCTCGCCGGAGGAGAGAGTTACAGCGGTCCGTGGACAATCGCCGTGTATTCCGATGCCGGTCTCGATGGCCTGAGCGCACGGCTTCATCCGTGGATTCGGTCTTGGTCTACGCTCTCAGGACCGCGCAAGGTCGTGCTCAACACTTGGGAGGCCGTGTACTTCGATCACGACCTCGATACGCTCGGCCGCCTCATCGACGCTGCCGCCACGGTGGGTGTGGAGCGGTTCGTGCTCGACGACGGCTGGTTCTCCGGGCGCACCGACGATCAACGTGCCCTCGGCGACTGGTTCGTCGATGCCGCCAAATGGCCGTCCGGACTGCACCCGCTCATCGAACGGGTGCACGGGGCAGGCCTGGACTTCGGCCTGTGGGTGGAACCCGAGATGGTGAGCCCTGAGTCTGACCTCGCCAGGGCTCACCCGGATTGGCTGCTGGGGTCGGCCGCAGCTCCCACTTGGCGCGGCCAGCGGGTGCTCGACCTGGCCAATCCCGATGCCTTCGCTTACATGCTCGAAAGACTTACCGCGTTGCTGCGGGAGTACCCCATTGCCTATCTGAAATGGGACCACAATCGCGACTTGCTCGGCGGATCCGTGCACCGGCAGACGGTCGCCCTCTACGCTCTTATGGACGCCGTGCGCGCCGCACAACCTGGACTCGAGATCGAGTCCTGCGCGTCCGGCGGCGGTCGGATCGACCTCGGCATTCTGTCGCGGGTGGACAGGGTGTGGCCGAGCGATACCAACGACCCTCTTGAACGTCAGCAGATCCAGCGGTATACCGGTGTGTTGATTCCGCCGGAGTATCTCGGCGGGCACCTCGGTGCGGCTCTTGCCCACACGACGGGGCGCACTTCAGCGCTCGGTTTTCGACTCGCGACGGCCCTGTTCGGCAGCGCGGGAATCGAGTGGGACCTCACCGTGGCAACTTCGGCCGAGATGAGCCAGGTTCGGGACTGGATCACGGTGTACAAGCAGCGGCGGGCGTCGCTGCACAGCGGCGTGGTCGTCCACGCTGATGCGTCCGACCCCGCACTCGAACTCCATGGCGTCGTAGCCCAGGATCGTTCCACCGCAATCTACGCGCAGGTTGCCGTGGGAGCGCCGCGTGCCGCGCTGCCGGCACCGTTGCGGTTTCCCGGGCTGGCGCCCGAACGCCGCTACAGGGTCCGACAGTTGGCCGTCGGACCCGCGGCCCAGACCGTTCAGACCTCCCCGCCGGCGTGGCTGGACTCCGCAGCACGTGAGCTGATTCTCACCGGCGCGGTGTTGGGCCGCGTCGGACTGCCGGCGCCCCTGATCACGCCAGAACAGGCTGCCGTGTTCATTCTCGAAGCGGTTTTCTAG